The Tenacibaculum jejuense genome includes a window with the following:
- a CDS encoding acyl-CoA dehydrogenase family protein yields the protein MAETLNKDILRGGQFLVKETNCEDIFTPEDFTEEQTMMRDAVIEFNDREIIPHKTRFEAKDYALTEETMRKAGELGFLGVAVPDTYGGLGMGFVSTMLVCDYISSGTGSFSTAFGAHTGIGTMPITLYGTEEQKQKYVPALAMGERFGAYCLTEPGAGSDANSGKTTAELTEDGKHYKINGQKMWISNAGFAEIFIVFARIEDDKNITGFILEYDKDNPNGVTLGEEEHKLGIRASSTRQVFFNDTLIPVENMLSERGGGFKIAMNALNVGRIKLAAACLDSQRRVITDAVKYANERKQFKTPIGEFGAIKSKLAEMATSAYVGESASYRAAKNIEDRIAIRESEGNTHQEAELKGVEEYAIECSILKVAVSEDIQNCADEGIQIFGGMGFSEETPMEAAWRDARIARIYEGTNEINRLLSVGMLVKKAMKGHVDLLGPATAVGNELMGIPSFDVPDFSELFSEEKDLIGRLKKVFLMVAGAALQKFGPDLEKHQQLLTAASNILIEIYMAESGILRTEKNVKRFGEDAQKEQIAMAKLYLYNAVEIITQSAREGIVSFAEGDEQRMMLMGLKRFTKYTNYPNVVELRNTIAEKLKAENKYCF from the coding sequence ATGGCTGAAACATTAAATAAAGACATTTTACGAGGAGGACAATTCTTAGTAAAAGAAACTAATTGCGAAGATATATTTACTCCTGAAGATTTTACTGAGGAGCAAACAATGATGAGAGACGCGGTTATCGAATTTAACGATCGTGAAATTATTCCTCATAAAACTCGTTTCGAGGCTAAAGATTATGCATTAACTGAAGAAACTATGCGTAAAGCAGGTGAATTAGGTTTCTTAGGTGTTGCAGTACCTGATACTTACGGAGGATTAGGTATGGGATTTGTTTCTACAATGTTAGTATGTGATTACATTTCTAGTGGAACAGGTTCATTTAGTACTGCTTTTGGTGCGCATACAGGAATTGGTACTATGCCAATTACATTATACGGTACTGAAGAGCAAAAGCAAAAATATGTACCAGCTTTAGCAATGGGTGAAAGATTTGGAGCTTATTGTTTAACTGAGCCGGGTGCAGGATCTGATGCTAACTCTGGTAAAACTACTGCTGAGTTAACTGAGGATGGTAAACATTATAAAATTAACGGACAAAAAATGTGGATCTCAAATGCAGGGTTTGCTGAGATTTTCATCGTTTTTGCTCGTATCGAAGATGATAAAAACATTACTGGATTTATCTTAGAATACGATAAAGACAATCCTAACGGAGTAACTTTAGGTGAAGAAGAGCACAAATTAGGTATTAGAGCTTCTTCTACGCGTCAAGTATTTTTTAATGATACTTTAATTCCAGTTGAAAACATGTTATCTGAGCGTGGTGGTGGATTTAAAATCGCAATGAACGCATTAAACGTTGGTCGTATCAAATTAGCTGCTGCCTGTTTAGATTCTCAAAGAAGAGTAATTACTGATGCTGTAAAATATGCTAACGAGCGTAAGCAATTTAAAACTCCAATCGGCGAGTTTGGTGCTATCAAATCTAAGTTAGCTGAAATGGCAACTAGCGCATATGTTGGTGAGTCTGCTTCTTATAGAGCTGCTAAAAACATTGAAGATAGAATCGCTATCCGTGAATCTGAAGGAAATACACATCAAGAAGCTGAATTAAAAGGAGTTGAAGAATATGCAATCGAATGTTCAATCTTAAAGGTTGCTGTTTCTGAAGATATTCAAAACTGTGCTGACGAAGGGATCCAAATCTTTGGTGGTATGGGATTCTCTGAGGAAACTCCAATGGAGGCTGCATGGAGAGATGCTCGTATCGCTCGTATCTATGAAGGTACTAACGAAATTAACAGATTACTTTCTGTAGGAATGTTAGTTAAGAAAGCAATGAAAGGTCATGTTGATTTATTAGGACCAGCAACTGCTGTTGGAAATGAATTAATGGGTATTCCTTCTTTTGATGTTCCTGATTTTTCTGAGTTATTCTCTGAAGAAAAAGATCTTATTGGAAGATTAAAGAAAGTATTCTTAATGGTTGCTGGAGCTGCATTACAAAAGTTCGGTCCAGATTTAGAAAAGCACCAACAGTTATTAACTGCTGCTTCTAACATCTTAATCGAGATTTACATGGCAGAATCTGGTATCTTAAGAACTGAGAAAAACGTTAAGCGTTTTGGTGAAGATGCACAAAAAGAGCAAATTGCTATGGCTAAATTATATTTATATAATGCTGTAGAAATTATTACTCAAAGTGCTAGAGAAGGAATCGTTTCTTTCGCTGAAGGTGATGAGCAAC
- a CDS encoding acetyl-CoA C-acyltransferase: MKTAYIVKGYRTAVGKSKRGGFRFKRADELAAETIQYMMGKLPEFDVKRIDDVIVGNAMPEGSQGLNMARIISLIGLNSVDVPGVTVNRFCSSGLETIGMAVAKIQSGMAECIIAGGAESMTSVPMTGFKPELNYNIVNAGHEDYYWGMGNTAEAVAQEYKISREDQDEFALNSHLKALKAQSEDRFQDQIVPIEVEETYIDGKGKKATRKFTVTKDEGPRKGSTIEGLQRLRPVFAANGSVTAGNSSQTSDGAAFVMVMSEDMVKELNLEPIARMVSYAAAGVPPRIMGIGPVAAIPKALKQAGLQQNDIDLIELNEAFASQSLAVIRELGLNPDIINVNGGAIALGHPLGCTGAKLSVQLFDEMRKREMKNKYGMVTMCVGTGQGAAGIFEFLN, encoded by the coding sequence ATGAAAACAGCATATATAGTAAAAGGATATAGAACTGCCGTAGGAAAATCAAAAAGAGGTGGTTTTAGATTTAAGAGAGCAGATGAATTAGCTGCTGAGACAATTCAATACATGATGGGAAAACTTCCTGAGTTTGACGTAAAACGTATTGATGATGTAATTGTGGGAAATGCTATGCCAGAAGGATCTCAAGGATTAAACATGGCTCGTATTATTTCATTAATAGGATTAAATTCTGTTGATGTACCGGGTGTTACAGTAAACCGTTTTTGTTCTTCAGGATTAGAAACGATTGGTATGGCTGTAGCAAAGATTCAATCAGGAATGGCTGAGTGTATTATTGCTGGTGGTGCTGAAAGTATGACTTCTGTACCGATGACTGGTTTTAAACCTGAACTAAACTATAATATTGTGAACGCTGGTCACGAAGATTATTATTGGGGAATGGGAAATACTGCTGAAGCTGTAGCTCAAGAGTATAAAATTTCTCGTGAAGATCAAGATGAATTTGCTTTAAATTCTCACTTAAAAGCACTAAAAGCACAATCTGAAGATCGTTTTCAAGATCAAATCGTTCCTATCGAAGTAGAAGAAACATACATCGATGGTAAAGGAAAAAAAGCAACACGTAAATTTACTGTAACTAAAGATGAAGGTCCTCGTAAAGGTTCTACTATCGAAGGTTTACAAAGATTACGTCCAGTATTTGCTGCTAACGGATCTGTTACTGCTGGTAACTCATCTCAAACAAGTGATGGAGCTGCTTTCGTAATGGTAATGAGTGAAGATATGGTGAAAGAATTAAATCTTGAACCAATTGCTCGTATGGTAAGTTATGCTGCTGCTGGTGTTCCTCCTAGAATTATGGGAATCGGACCTGTTGCTGCTATTCCAAAGGCATTAAAACAAGCTGGTTTACAACAAAACGATATTGACTTAATTGAGTTAAATGAAGCATTTGCTTCTCAATCATTAGCTGTAATCAGAGAATTAGGATTAAATCCAGATATAATCAACGTAAATGGTGGAGCTATTGCTTTAGGTCATCCGTTAGGATGTACAGGAGCGAAGTTATCTGTTCAATTATTCGACGAAATGCGTAAGCGTGAAATGAAGAATAAATACGGAATGGTAACTATGTGTGTAGGTACTGGACAGGGTGCTGCTGGTATTTTTGAATTCTTAAACTAA
- a CDS encoding four helix bundle protein, whose protein sequence is MHKVENLKIWQKSIELTKAIYLLVSELPIDEKFGLTSQIKRCAISIPSNIAEGAGRNSQNEFKHFLSIANGSSYELQTQLILIIELNLINKDKVQPIIELCIEIQKMNYAFQQKL, encoded by the coding sequence ATGCATAAAGTAGAAAATTTAAAAATATGGCAAAAGTCAATAGAGTTAACAAAAGCTATATATCTACTTGTTTCAGAATTACCAATTGATGAAAAATTCGGACTAACATCTCAGATAAAAAGATGTGCTATTTCTATACCTTCTAATATAGCAGAAGGCGCTGGTAGAAATTCACAAAATGAGTTTAAACATTTTTTAAGTATTGCTAATGGTTCTAGTTATGAATTACAAACGCAATTGATATTAATAATTGAATTAAACTTAATTAATAAAGACAAAGTACAACCTATTATTGAGTTGTGTATTGAAATACAAAAAATGAATTATGCTTTTCAGCAGAAACTATAA
- a CDS encoding 3-hydroxyacyl-CoA dehydrogenase/enoyl-CoA hydratase family protein — MSKRRIKKVAIIGSGIMGSGIACHFANIGVDVLLLDIVPRELTDKEKAKGLTLEDKVVRNRLVNDALTASLKSKPSPIYNKKFADRITTGNIDDDLHLIKDVDWVMEVVVERLDIKQSVFEKVEKYRTPGTIISSNTSGIPIKFMNEGRSEDFRKHFAVTHFFNPPRYLKLFEVVPGPDCKQEVTDFLMEYGDKFLGKTSVLAKDTPAFIGNRIGIFGIQSLFHQVKELGLTVEEVDKLTGPVIGRPKSATFRTVDVVGLDTLVHVANGIYDNCPDDEAHDLFKLPDFINTMMENKWLGSKTKQGFYKKSVNAEGKKEILTLDLDTMEYRSKKRAKFATLELTKTIDKPIDRFKVLVGGKDKAGEFYRKNFAAMFAYVQNRIPEISDELYRIDDAMKAGFGWENGPFEIWDAVGVEKGIELMKAEGKEPAAWVTEMVAKGETAFYTVKDGATYYYDVNEKAQVKKPGQDAFIILDNIRKSKEVFKNSGVVIEDLGDGILNCEFQSKMNTIGGDVLAGLNKAVDLAEKDFEGLVVGNQGANFSVGANIGMIFMMAVEQEYDELNMAIKYFQDTMTRMRYSSIPVIAAPHGMALGGGCELSLHADKVVAAAETYMGLVEFGVGVIPGGGGSKEMALRASDTFRKGDVQLNVLQEYFLTIGMAKVSTSAYEAFDLGLLQQGKDVVVVNRDRQIAEAKKHALLLADAGYTQPVHRNDVLVLGKQALGAFMVATDSMQASRFISEHDQKIANKLAYVMAGGDLSEPTKVSEQYLLDIEREAFLSLTTERKTLERIQHMLKTGKPLRN, encoded by the coding sequence ATGAGCAAAAGAAGAATTAAAAAGGTAGCGATTATTGGATCAGGTATTATGGGATCTGGTATCGCTTGTCACTTTGCTAACATCGGTGTTGATGTATTACTTTTGGACATAGTACCAAGAGAACTAACAGACAAAGAGAAAGCAAAAGGATTAACTCTAGAAGACAAAGTTGTTCGTAATCGTTTAGTAAACGATGCTTTAACGGCTTCTTTAAAATCTAAACCGTCCCCTATCTACAACAAAAAGTTTGCTGATAGAATTACTACAGGTAATATTGATGATGATTTACACCTAATTAAAGATGTTGATTGGGTAATGGAAGTTGTTGTTGAACGTTTAGATATTAAACAAAGTGTTTTTGAAAAAGTAGAAAAATATCGTACTCCTGGTACTATTATTTCTTCTAATACTTCTGGTATTCCTATCAAATTTATGAATGAAGGAAGAAGCGAAGACTTCAGAAAACATTTTGCTGTAACTCACTTCTTTAATCCACCTCGTTACTTAAAATTATTCGAAGTTGTTCCTGGACCAGACTGTAAGCAAGAAGTTACTGACTTCTTAATGGAATACGGAGATAAGTTCTTAGGAAAAACTTCTGTATTAGCTAAAGATACTCCTGCTTTTATTGGAAACCGTATTGGTATTTTTGGAATCCAATCGTTATTCCACCAAGTAAAAGAATTAGGTTTAACAGTTGAAGAAGTTGATAAATTAACTGGACCAGTAATTGGTCGTCCTAAATCAGCTACTTTCCGTACTGTAGATGTTGTAGGTTTGGATACATTAGTACATGTAGCTAATGGAATTTATGATAATTGTCCAGACGACGAAGCTCACGACTTATTTAAATTACCAGATTTCATCAATACAATGATGGAAAACAAATGGTTAGGTAGTAAAACAAAACAAGGTTTCTATAAGAAGTCGGTAAATGCTGAAGGAAAGAAAGAAATCTTAACACTTGATTTAGACACGATGGAATATCGTTCTAAAAAGCGTGCTAAGTTTGCTACTCTTGAATTAACTAAAACTATAGACAAGCCAATTGATCGTTTTAAAGTATTAGTTGGTGGTAAAGATAAAGCTGGAGAATTCTACCGTAAGAACTTTGCTGCAATGTTTGCTTATGTTCAGAATAGAATTCCAGAAATTTCTGACGAATTATATAGAATTGATGATGCCATGAAAGCTGGTTTCGGTTGGGAAAATGGACCATTCGAAATTTGGGATGCTGTTGGAGTTGAGAAAGGTATCGAATTAATGAAAGCTGAAGGAAAAGAACCTGCTGCTTGGGTTACTGAAATGGTAGCAAAAGGAGAAACTGCTTTCTACACTGTAAAAGACGGAGCTACTTATTATTATGATGTAAATGAAAAAGCTCAGGTTAAAAAACCTGGTCAAGACGCATTTATCATCTTAGATAACATTAGAAAATCTAAAGAAGTATTCAAAAACTCTGGAGTTGTTATTGAAGATTTAGGAGACGGTATCTTAAACTGTGAATTCCAATCTAAAATGAATACAATCGGTGGTGATGTTTTAGCTGGATTAAACAAAGCTGTTGATTTAGCTGAAAAAGACTTCGAAGGATTAGTTGTTGGTAACCAAGGAGCAAACTTCTCTGTAGGTGCAAACATCGGAATGATCTTTATGATGGCTGTTGAGCAAGAGTACGATGAGTTAAACATGGCTATTAAGTATTTCCAAGATACGATGACGCGTATGCGTTATTCATCTATTCCTGTTATCGCTGCTCCTCATGGAATGGCTTTAGGTGGAGGATGTGAATTATCATTACATGCTGACAAAGTTGTTGCTGCTGCTGAAACATACATGGGATTAGTTGAATTCGGTGTTGGAGTTATTCCTGGTGGTGGTGGTTCTAAGGAAATGGCTTTAAGAGCTTCTGATACATTCCGTAAAGGAGATGTTCAGTTAAATGTTCTTCAAGAGTATTTCTTAACTATTGGTATGGCTAAGGTATCTACTTCTGCTTACGAAGCTTTTGATTTAGGTTTATTACAACAAGGAAAAGATGTTGTGGTTGTAAACAGAGATCGTCAAATTGCTGAAGCTAAGAAACATGCATTATTACTAGCTGATGCAGGTTATACACAACCAGTACACCGTAACGATGTATTAGTTCTTGGTAAACAAGCATTAGGTGCATTTATGGTAGCTACTGATTCTATGCAAGCAAGTAGATTCATTTCAGAACACGATCAAAAGATTGCAAACAAACTGGCTTATGTTATGGCTGGTGGAGATTTATCAGAACCAACAAAAGTTTCTGAACAGTATTTATTAGACATCGAGCGTGAAGCGTTCTTAAGTCTAACTACAGAACGTAAAACATTAGAGCGTATTCAGCACATGTTAAAAACTGGTAAACCTCTTCGTAACTAA
- a CDS encoding MarR family winged helix-turn-helix transcriptional regulator, with amino-acid sequence MDKSKSIDHQLRATWQAVAKMYNEQASKHDSTMAMAFVLLNIDYENGTPSTSLGPLMGMEPTSLSRILKSMEDKGLILREKNPEDGRSVIIKLTEFGKEKREISKGHVYQFNNKVRERLTDKEIQSFFKVTEIINKLIAEKKIYGDISSQAV; translated from the coding sequence ATGGATAAAAGTAAATCAATAGATCACCAATTAAGAGCTACATGGCAAGCTGTAGCAAAGATGTATAATGAACAAGCATCAAAACATGATAGTACTATGGCAATGGCTTTTGTATTATTAAATATTGATTACGAGAACGGAACTCCTTCTACTTCACTGGGTCCTTTAATGGGAATGGAACCAACAAGTCTTTCTAGAATTTTAAAATCTATGGAAGATAAAGGTTTAATCTTAAGAGAAAAAAATCCTGAGGATGGTAGAAGTGTAATTATTAAGCTTACTGAATTTGGTAAAGAAAAACGTGAGATTTCTAAAGGTCATGTTTATCAATTTAATAATAAGGTCCGCGAACGTTTAACAGATAAAGAAATTCAAAGTTTTTTTAAAGTAACAGAAATTATAAACAAGCTTATAGCTGAAAAAAAGATATACGGAGATATATCTTCTCAAGCTGTATAA